From a single Rosa rugosa chromosome 7, drRosRugo1.1, whole genome shotgun sequence genomic region:
- the LOC133723079 gene encoding cleavage stimulating factor 64-like, giving the protein MASSRRIFVGNIPYDATEQQVKALCEEVGPVVTFRMVTDKDTGKPKGFGFCEYRDETTAFSALRNLQDCELNGRRLKVNFAANEKANHQPIGLQAAVDAAAAMAGALGGSQQQQALANDPLTVHLSKMSRNQLAQMVSEMKGIAVENKEMAQELLLAKPQLNRALLQAQMMLGMVTPQMLGQVNMRPMPPFNNGQPQPQQQQQQLVPKSEPVQISEPQTLVTPQMMQKRSMPPFNIGQQQQQQQVPKSEPVQISEPQILPPGVDPALLQQVLSLPPETVASLAPELRQQVIQLQQMYRQDQRIPCSSG; this is encoded by the coding sequence ATGGCTTCTTCTCGCCGCATTTTCGTTGGGAACATCCCTTATGATGCCACCGAGCAACAGGTCAAGGCTCTCTGCGAGGAGGTTGGCCCTGTTGTGACTTTCAGAATGGTTACAGATAAAGACACCGGGAAGCCAAAGGGTTTTGGGTTCTGTGAGTACAGGGATGAGACGACGGCGTTTAGTGCGCTGCGGAATCTTCAGGATTGTGAGCTCAATGGCCGGCGTTTGAAGGTTAATTTTGCTGCTAATGAGAAGGCCAATCATCAGCCGATTGGTCTCCAAGCAGCTGTTGATGCAGCCGCCGCAATGGCGGGAGCTCTAGGTGGTTCTCAGCAGCAGCAGGCATTGGCTAATGATCCTTTGACAGTCCATCTGTCCAAAATGTCGAGGAATCAGTTGGCGCAAATGGTCTCGGAGATGAAGGGAATTGCTGTGGAAAATAAGGAGATGGCTCAGGAGCTATTGCTTGCAAAGCCGCAGTTAAACAGGGCTCTGCTTCAGGCACAAATGATGCTAGGAATGGTCACACCACAAATGTTGGGACAGGTTAATATGAGGCCAATGCCTCCCTTCAATAATGGCCAGCCGCAgccgcagcagcagcagcagcagctcgtTCCAAAATCGGAACCAGTACAGATCTCGGAGCCTCAGACTCTGGTCACCCCACAAATGATGCAAAAGAGGTCAATGCCTCCATTCAATATTggccagcagcagcagcagcagcaagttCCAAAATCAGAACCAGTGCAAATCTCTGAGCCTCAGATTCTTCCACCGGGAGTGGACCCTGCTTTATTGCAACAAGTTTTGAGCCTACCTCCTGAAACGGTGGCTTCGTTGGCACCGGAACTGCGACAACAAGtcattcaactccaacagatgtATAGGCAAGATCAGAGGATCCCTTGCAGCAGTGGATGA